AAACATAAAATGTCCTGAAGTTACGACGTGTTTTGTAGTTGACAACATTAAAGTGGGATGAAACGTAGCTTCATTTTTCGAATTCTGCAAAGCTGAGCTCATGTTTATAGTGATTACGCGGCTGCCACATGTGCGACCGCGTGTGTTTAAACAACAGCTGTGGCATGTAGGGTGCAGGAAGTGCAGCTTGATCGTAGTAGAGTTTCCTCCGTTACTATAGTTTAACAACACTTTGAATGTGGAAGTTCCAGTGAAGGGATTTCAATCGTGAGTTTTAAAAATGGGTTTTTACCTTTGATTTGCCTCGGTGGTGTGTGGATCTTTTTACATGCATATCAGGGGAGGAAAAAGTTGCAGCCTACAAATTTCACTCCGTTCTGTGTTGGCGAATCTCTTCTTGAGCACCTTCTGCCTCATTTTGTTGTACGTTTGTTGGACCCTGCTCTTAAAGAGAAACAGGAGTCATTCCTTCACAGGGGGGAGTGAGCACTCTCCTGTTTCCTCTTCCAACCCTCCTCACCACGCACTCATGCAGAGGAAAGCGCGGTCTGGCCGTTGGCCCCATTCGCACTACACTTCCTGGTTTTGCTGAGGCTGACAGTCAGGATTGGCAAGAACTGCAAGCAGGTCATTTAGACGCCGTACCCCTGCTGTACACACTCGGTTTCATTTCTGCAGCCTTCACAGAAATTCATTTATGCTGATAAACGGCATCCGTCGCTAACATGTGAACATGGTGTTGGTGGCTTGAGCAAACAGTTGTTTTGAAAGGTGATGTCCAGTGACACAGGTCACCGTGCTGCTGCCAATACCAAACTTTGACCTCAGGTCCTTCATGTTTTATGCTGTATAGTGTTTGAAACTAATATTCAATTAACCATTTTACATATGTTTTAACAGACTCAAACAATTAAATGTTTTTGCCGTTGATTTATTTGCTCTGAATAATAGGTTGGTTTATTATTGTCAGGAAAACATTTAACCCTGAACTCAGATGGAGTTTGTTTGTAAGGATGTGCCGTCTGCGCTCTGTAGCACCACCAGcctgttgtgtttgtgaacaTTCAAACCTGTTTATTAAGAAAACACACGTGTCCACTTATTGATTCTTGTCTCGCAAATAAGCTTCTTCTTTCTTGATATCAGCTTTGATATAGAGCTGCAGCGGGAAATGTTGATTTCTGAGCTCTTCAGCCCTCTCTCTTTTGAGGTGAAGAGGGCAGAGGAGTGCTCCGGTGTGAGCTGTGGGAAGTAAACAGTCTTGACAGCCTCTTACTCTTTCCACGCAGGGTCCACAGTCGTCAGGAGAAGACATGGAAATCTCCGATGATGAAATGCCAGGTACTCCCATCGCCGATGGAGACTGTGCCAAGGGGGATTGTTGTAAATTCTGCAGTGTCCCCAATGCAGACTTtgtccctcccccctcctggcTTCCCATCTCTCTCCCATCAGCCCGGCTTCCCGATCCCACACCACCATCTGACCCCTCACACCGCCGTCCCGGGTCACCCTGCTCACCTGGCCAGCCACCCTGGGGTGTCCCATCACATGCTGGCACACATGGACCCTTACGTTCACAGCATGATGCCTCTCATGCAGATGGAGCTGATGAACTGCTTGCGGTGGGAGCAGTGGAGCACCGTCCCCATGTCCtttcagatgcagcagcagatgctgaGTCGCATGGCACAGACTCGAGGGCCATATCCATACCCGCATTTCATGGACGGCGGTGCTTCGGGGCCTTTCGGGGCACCTTACGCGCCTCTGTCTATGGGTGCTGCACCAGGAAGCAATGCAGGAATGCCTGGACACAGTGGCAGCATCCGAGTATACCAACATTCAACCCTAACGTCCCCCCTCCTGGGTATGATACTAAAAAGGAGGACCCCCACAAGGCAACAGTTGACGTGCGTGCTGCTGGTCATTGTCAAGAGCTAAAGGCCATCATGAAGAGGGACCTGAACCGAAaaatggtggaggtggtgggctTTTAGAGCCTTTGATGATTGGTGGGATAAGAAGGAACGCTCGGCAAAGGTAAGCCCTTCATTTTTATCCCCGGGTGACACAAAGATGCCGATTTGTTGCAGTCGTAAAGAACACGAACACAGAAATCAGTAAAACTATcacatacaaaaaaaaccaataatTCAGCTCATGAGTTGTTTATTGATGCATCTTTTAATGGCATCAGCCGCGTGGCTGAATGAGCCGGAATAACAACTGATTAATCGTATATGTGTATCGACCCAGTATGTCACTAAAGTCATTAATCTGCCTGCAAATTTTGGTTCCAAACATTTAACTGAATTCTCCAGGAATTTACAGTGCAGCTCCTAATCCGATGTTTATTTCTATTTCCTAACTGTGTTTGTAGGTctaatgctgtttttctttctgtgctACTAGAGCAGTTGTGATTAACTGAAGGCCAGATCTGCCTAGCATTGAAATGTATCTCTTCTGCAGGCATCTTTGACACCAGTCAAAGGTACTGAGgttaagaagaagaaagaccCAAACCCAAAGAGACGATGGGCTCAAGTCTGTTGGAAAACCTGGAACAAGGGCGAAGGCCTGGGATACGAGGGAATGGGCCTGGGAATCGGTTTACGGGGAGCCATCCGCTTGCCCTCCTTCAAGGTATTGTTGGACTTTAAAAAGAAGCCTTTTTTCCCTGCTGGGCAGTTTAAATGACTGAATGTTGTGTTCAGGTGAAGAGGAAGGGCCCACCTGAAGCTGCGTCCGCAGGTGACAACAAACGGGCTCGACCATCAACACCAGTGGACGACgagctggaggatgaaggtAAATTTCAGCTAACGTTGACGTGCACGTCCGCTTCGTCCCGTGGTCGTTTATCTTGAGGTCCTTTCGCTTTCAGACCGCGATCGAGACGCAGCCGAGCTCCCCTCAGACAGCTCCAAAATGACGGCGACAGCGCGTCGTCAAAGCGGCGGCATTCGCGACCGCTAGAACTGGAcagcgaaggagaggagaacgACACCTCGGGGAAGAAGAGGAGTTGTTGTCTGACAGGGAGGAGGAACCAGAAGAAACAGAGGCCCCCGATAGGCTGCGTTCTGGAAAAGTACATACCGCCATGTTTTGTTTCTTCAGAGTCTGAACAGTTTAATAGATATTTATACATCTGACCTTCTCTTTAGGAaagtggagaagaggagggtgatgatgaaGCAGAGGGAGACTCGTCCAGTGAGAGCTCCTCCGATTCATCTGATGATGGTACGTCAGGGCGTGTCCTTGGTTGGTTTCTGCCCTTTTCCTGTACTTATATTTTTCCTTTGCCTTATTTCTCCTGCAGAAGCGGAAAGTTCATCTTACTCCAAGGCGAGCTCGGACTCCTCTTCGGCAAGTTCGGACTCCTCGGAGTACGAGATGagctcggaggaggaggaggaggaagtagaCGCTAAGGTTTTGGCAACACAGGACAAGGAGTCCAGAAGCAAaaagctccagagctcctcgtcctcgtcctcgtcgtcTTCGTCGTCCTCAACGTCGTCttcttcatcgtcatcttcatcctctgatgaagaggacagggaaattAAGATCGAGGCTCCATCCTCTCCTGTTGCACCAGTTTCTAAAAGAGGAGGACCAAAGGAGTAAGGAGGAACTGAGCAGCAAGATCAAGGGAAAGACCTCCCAGTCCCTGAGGAGGAGCTCACCCAGGAACGGAGGCCACCTTCACCCAAACCGAGTCCAGGTAGGAGCACCTTTGAAGTCTGGGTTAACCGGCTCTTCCTAGCCTTATTTTgtgctttctttttattttcctatGTGTTTTAAGCATCCTTTCcattaaaaatgtctttcagCCAAAGAGCCACATGTTAGCGTGGAGGGTAATATTCCTGTAGTCAAGTCTGAGCCTCCAGAGCACGAAGCGAACCTTCGGCCACCCACTCCACACAGGCACCCTGCCCAACAGCACCCTGGAGAAGAAAGGTAAAACAGAGCCCGACGAAGCACACTTTGCCCCCGGTCGATTAGCCTCATCCCAGCTGGATTCCAAATCTGAATGcacctccctcttcctcctccaccagaaaTAGAAGGCCGCTCccttcttcatcctcccccTGGCCCCCTGGCCGACCTTCCCCAACGTACCCGGCTCCCAACAGATGAGGATATCCCTCGCACTCCCGGCAGGGACTTGATGGAGCGCACCCGGAGTCTGGGTAAGTCCCAGAGCACGGACACAGTGCCCATCACTCCTGGCGGTGACGCCCCACTGacgggcagcagcagcttgttgCTTAGCTTCCCCTCACATCCCCAGTAGCCCCTTTTCCTACCCTGCACAGTCCCCTGTCCTTTCTGCTGGAGTACCACGCACTCCAGGACGAGACTTAACTTCACCCCTGTCTTCCCTGACCCCGCAGCACTAACCATCAATAGGAAAATCTCCTCTGAAAGTCTTGATGACAGACCGGTGTTTAAAGAGCCCACTCTCAGTGCTCTACCTAACCAGACTCTATCAGCTGGAACAGAGCTTTCAGCAAGGGTTCCCGAGGATCTGCCTTCTGGTCTTAACGTAGATGTCCCTGTGCCATCAGATACTGGCTcattaaagaagaaaactggACGACCCAAAGGCAAAAAGGCCCCGGCTCTCTCTACATCTGACGACTCTTTGGAACTCTTGCCAGAGTCCACTCTGCTTCATGATGCACAACTCGCTGATTTGCCCACGCAGAGGATATCTGCCCCGTCTCTGGATCGTTCAAACCTGGACTTCCGGGACAGAGAGGTGGAGCCTCAGACAGTCTTGCCCGACGAGGACGGCTTCTTGTCCTATGAAGATGAGGCACCTGTGCTCATTAAGCCAACTCGGAGGCAACGGCGAGGCTGGGAGGCGCTGCTACTGGACAGCCTCTCTTCCGTCACGTCGCCGCAACGGTCATACTTCAAGCCACGGTCGGAGTTCGAGGAGATGACCATTTTGTACGACATCTGGAATGAAGGCATAGATGAGGAGGACATGCGGCTCTTGCAGATCACTTATGAAAAGATGTTGCAGCAGGATAACGGCAACGACTGGCTCAATGACACTCTCTGGGTCAACCATCCTTATATCCTTCACTACTTAACATCTATGGCTTTAATACAGTGCTATAAGTACATTCTAATAATGTACTCCACAAGCCACAAGTTGTTGTTAAAACCTGGTTATTTTGCTTTTGAATTGGGTTTTTGTTGCGTTCCAAGGGGAAGCGCCATCTGGTGGCAACTGTGAGTAATTACACGTTTAAGCatagaccagctgtgattcgaGGCATTTCCAGTTTCTTCCCTGACTCCGTTGCACCCACCAACATCCCTGGGgtgaagagaaaaagaagagatgaCGGCATGCGAGACCACATGACGGGATGTGCGAGAAGTGAGGGATATTACAAGATCGACAAGAAGGACAAGATCAAGTACCTCCAGAGCACGAGGCTACAGTCTGAAGAGCCACCGATcgacacacaggtgagctgcagagaacaacagttttttttactgtatacTATATGTTAGCTTGCCTTTGGGAACCATATCCATTTTCCCTCAACAGGGTATGAGCATCCCTGCACAGGTCCATGCCTCCACCAGAGCTGGCTCCGAGCGTCGGTCGGAGCAGCGACGTTTGCTCTCCTCCTTCGCGTGCGACAGCGACCTGCTGAAGTTCAATCAGCTGAAGGTAAAGTGCAAACGCAGGACTTGTTTTGTTTGCCAGAAACTTTCTCCTCGCCTAACGGCTCCTTTGAATTCCCTCTGTCCAGTTCCGTAAGAAAAAGATCAGATTCTGCAAGTCGACATCCACGACTGGGGTCTATCGCTTTGGAGCCAATCGCTGCTGATGAAATGGGATTGAATACGTGGGGCAGAACATCCGACAGGTAAGGGCAACTAAAATGGATCCTTCTCTGCTTTTTAAATTTCCTATCTCCTTTGTGCTTTGGTTAATTATAAACAGAGCGCACTGTATTCACTCTGTGTGACCTCTAGTAATGAATAGCTTTATGCAACAGTTTGTAAAATATGAGTGTATTTCTCTTgtgcctgttttttttgtgtaaTTGATGACATACATGCACCACTATTAACTGGAGCCCACCACTGAAGACTGGTCATTAAATGCAGGTCAATACTTTTGCGTTCTCATCATAAGAAACCTTAATAACAGCTACTTGCTGCCCCCAAGCGGCCAAAGCGTGGAACTGCAAATCGCGCCACATAAGGGGCAACGGCAGCTTATTTTATCCTTTTGTTTGGGATAAAACGTGAAAAGTTAGAGGGCAGCCATTGCTCTAAGGTTGTAACAATCGTCCATTCTCAGGTCATCGCAGACATG
The sequence above is drawn from the Takifugu rubripes chromosome 6, fTakRub1.2, whole genome shotgun sequence genome and encodes:
- the LOC101075077 gene encoding LOW QUALITY PROTEIN: histone-lysine N-methyltransferase SETD1B-A (The sequence of the model RefSeq protein was modified relative to this genomic sequence to represent the inferred CDS: inserted 8 bases in 7 codons; deleted 6 bases in 4 codons): MSKPGERNRLNEDHGRKQSSSLANGMDSHPVCGSAEKRSHHWRSYKLIIDPALKKGSHKLYRYDGHTFSMPNPGIPPVEMVRDPRIGRLWTKYKETDLPVPKFKIDECYIGPVPPKEVTFARLNDNIREGFLTDMCKKFGDIEEVEILYNPKNKKHLGVAKVVFESVKAAKVAVQSLHETSVMGNIIHVELDPKGENRQRYYQLLMNGSYTPRTLPVGEEAREVSPRSLAEALLACEPIRRLSESNLTAVERGLPPSSSTTPVSLETGYSSLRQETPQSQGTPHTPRQAGTPFSQDSNYSSRQSTPAYQSSRPESSGGYKSRRHESKFQDAYNRRPERPQYRSNMYRSSTSEQAPFKQHQLTPPEPPPSTPSFTYTAPPPATPNFKSTFSPYQAPLPPAFPPSEPVFHHPAQREDDYPRPPQPPQAAAPDYLPTKERPETPPTPEPPPEPAPHPNTPPPQTPEHCPSPGSPTHDPERNSLDSRIEMLLKEKRPKFAPFLEERDSDTEVRMEGSPISSSSSQLSPIPPFTGGSQGGLQNSRPSSTGLEDISPTPLPDSEDEEPILGTSSLLKRISSPVQDKVGNSDRGTTPTDKTDPGPQSSGEDMEISDDEMPGTPIADGDCAKGIVVNSAVSPMQTLSLPPPGFPSLSHQPGFPIPHHHLTPHTAVPGHPAHLASHPGVSHHMLAHMDPYVHSMMPLMQMELMNCLRWEQWSTVPMSFQMQQQMLSRMAQTRGPYPYPHFMDGGASGPFGAPYAPLSMGAAPGSNAGMPTQWQHPSIPTFNPNVPPPGYDTKKEDPHKATVDVRAAGHCQELKAIMKRDLNRKMVEVVAFRAFDDWWDKKERSAKASLTPVKGTEVKKKKDPNPKRRWAQVCWKTWNKGEGLGYEGMGLGIGLRGAIRLPSFKVKRKGPPEAASAGDNKRARPSTPVDDELEDEDRDRDAAELPSDSSKXDGDSASSKRRHSRPLELDSEGEENDTSGKKRSXLSDREEEPEETEAPDRLRSGKESGEEEGDDEAEGDSSSESSSDSSDDEAESSSYSKASSDSSSASSDSSEYEMSSEEEEEEVDAKVLATQDKESRSKKLQSSSSSSSSSSSSSTSSSSSSSSSSDEEDREIKIEAPSSPVAPVSKRGGPKESSLSLQSTKRTFGHPLHTGTLPNSTLEKKGMHLPLPPPPEIEGRSLLHPPPGPLADLPQRTRLPTDEDIPRTPGRDLMERTRSLGKSQSTDTVPITPGGDAPLTGSSSLLXLASPHIPSSPFSYPAQSPVLSAGVPRTPGRDXNFTPVFPDPAALTINRKISSESLDDRPVFKEPTLSALPNQTLSAGTELSARVPEDLPSGLNVDVPVPSDTGSLKKKTGRPKGKKAPALSTSDDSLELLPESTLLHDAQLADLPTQRISAPSLDRSNLDFRDREVEPQTVLPDEDGFLSYEDEAPVLIKPTRRQRRGWEALLLDSLSSVTSPQRSYFKPRSEFEEMTILYDIWNEGIDEEDMRLLQITYEKMLQQDNGNDWLNDTLWVNHPSTNIPGVKRKRRDDGMRDHMTGCARSEGYYKIDKKDKIKYLQSTRLQSEEPPIDTQGMSIPAQVHASTRAGSERRSEQRRLLSSFACDSDLLKFNQLKFRKKKIRFCKSXIHDWGLXALEPIAADEMXIEYVGQNIRQVIADMREKRYEEEGIGSSYMFRVDHDTIIDATKCGNFARFINHSCNPNCYAKVITVESQKKIVIYSRQPINVNEEITYDYKFPIEDVKIPCLCGAENCRGTLN